The nucleotide sequence CCAGTTCATCGGCCAGAACCGGCGCAATGAGGTgactcccaaccccaccctccagaGCCCTGGATGCCGCTGGGACTGAGCTTGGATGAAGCTCTTGGATCTTAGCCCATCTGAGGTCCCCAGAGAGTGGGTCAGGTAGTCTCCTTAGCCCCTGCCTTGTGAGAGCATAAATCCTGCACTTTGTTCTTGGTGGCCACAAAAACCTGTGCTTCAGGCTTTTGTTTAGAAGGAATGTTTTTTGAACTCATACCTCAGTGATAGATCTTAGCTACCATGCAGGAGACCcctggcaggaagagagagagcgagagagaatcTTTCTGAGCCATGACCATGCCACCCCTGGTCAAATGGCGATGGAGAATGGAAGAAGAGCTCACCCATCCCTCTAGCTCTACCCTCTTCAGTGTGGTAACTGTTAGCCATACGTGGCCATTCAGGCCTACATTttacttaattaaaataaaaattcagttttctGGGACTCAATGGGTACAGCCTTACAACCTGGAACATacatgaaggtggaaggagaaaaagaactcCTGAAAGGCATCCTCTGAGCTCTACATATATGCCATGCCATGCACATTTAACATGCACAGTTAACTTacttaattaaaaacattaattccAAAACAAGGAAATGGCGCCATTTTGCCACCTCCTCTTCTCACCCCAAGCCCTGCAGAAGCTGCTCTCCATCCGGCTCAGCCCTCTTCAAACTTAGCCCTTTGGCTGGGGCATGAGGCTGCTGCCCCAGGAGCTGCATGCCTCACCCCTGCTCCTCTTCGTAGGACCTCTATCACCAGTCGTACGAATGTGTCTGTGTCCTCTTCGCATCGGTCCCAGACTTTAAGGAATTCTACTCTGAGTCCAACATCAACCACGAGGGACTGGAGTGTCTGAGGCTGCTCAATGAGATAATCGCTGATTTTGACGAGGTACAACTCCAAGACCCTTGAGTTCTTGGCTCTGGTTTCAGCCTTCGGTCCTTCCTTTCACTTTGCTCTCCTGACCATCAGGCCAACCCCACTCCCCCAACCTCTCTGATCCTTTTCCCTCCATTGCTCATTGCCAACCACCTCCTTCCCACCATTTCCAGCCCTACAGCCTGGTCCTTTAGCTTTTTGAAAAGGGATGGTGACAGCTTCTTCTCCCTACAGCTGCTCTCCAAGCCAAAGTTCAGTGGCGTAGAGAAGATCAAAACTATTggcagcacctacatggcagccaCAGGCTTAAATGCCACCTCTGGACAGGAGACACAACAGGTACAGCAGTTCCTGTCCCCCTCCCCACGGGCTGCCATCGGTGGGCTTGTTCATAAGCTGGGCTTGTTTCTGTGCCCCTGTTGGTGGACCCGCTTACCAGGATGCTGAGCGGAGCTGCAGCCATCTGGGCACCATGGTGGAATTCGCAGTGGCCCTGGGGTCTAAGCTGGACGTCATCAACAAGCACTCATTCAACAACTTCCGCCTGCGTGTGGGTGAGGGCCTCCTTTGCTGGGGCAGTGTGGTAGCtcctctctccaagtcctccAGCTCATTTGTGGACACACCCCCCCTTCAGACTTCCTCCCTCGGCCGAAGCTTAAAGCTGCAAGTCTGAGAGCTAAGCGGTTCACCCCTCCCTTCCCTAATCCAACCCCAAAGACTCTCTTGTAAACCCACCTGAGCTTTCCATCTCCCGTAATCTTGTTTTCAAGgcctctccctcccaacccccaccaAGGCCTCTCATTATCTCATTTCTTATCAGGCTTGAACCACGGACCAGTAGTAGCAGGGGTGATTGGGGCTCAGAAGCCGCAATACGACATCTGGGGGAACACCGTGAATGTGGCCAGCCGCATGGAGAGCACGGGAGTCCTCGGCAAGATCCAAGTGAGAAAAGAGCCATGTGAGAGATGCGGGGAAGGGAACAAGGGTAAGGCCGCCCGACATCCCCTTATGTCTCCTCCAATTGCAGGTGACTGAGGAGACAGCCAGGGCCCTGCAGTCCCTGGGTTACACATGCTACAGCCGGGGTGTCATCAAGGTCAAGGGCAAAGGGCAGCTCTGTACCTACTTCCTGAGCACAGACCTGACGCGAACTGGATCTCCCTCAGCATTGTAGGCACCTCAGCACCCCTCCTCTAAGGTCCTCAATAAAATGTCTACCGGGCATCTGAAGCCCGTTTCTGTGGCACTGTTTCTTCCCAAGATGCCTACTAGGCCTCTTATTCTGGAGGAATCTTGTTTTACTGGGGGGTGGCTTCTGAGAGACGGCAGGTACGGATCCCCGGAAGATGGGATCTGACGACCAGAGTCCCCAGTGAGACTTCtctgagagaggagaagaggaaaaccATCTCCCAGGACCCTGCTGAGAGGGTGGAGGCCCCTGGCGGGAAGTTAAACACTATCATTCTCACCAAGAACCTCAGCAGAGACATTCCTCAAGGACTGGTTCTCTCAGATGCCCTGGAGTGATGAGCCTGCACAGCGAATTCTTTTCACAATCCCCTTTAAGCGTCAGTAGTGTGTTCCGCTAAGGGAGATCTGCAGATCACCTATTTCAGAATTAGGAGTGTAGAGCTATATCTTCCCATGTGTCCCTTCTAAAACTGTAAGTCTCTGGGAACTGAGGAACTGTCGAGAGGGCCCGATAAATGCCCAGTGCCCCCGAGACATACACACCTCACTCACAGGCTAAACCTGATTTCACACTAGTTTTAATGGTAAAGCTGCCTGCAGAAGCCGGGCCAGAGCATGCTGTCTCTCTGCCCTGACTCGCCccacctctccctcttcttccgcTTGAGCCCAGTCCGCAACCTGTTCTCCTCCAGGGACAGAAGTGGGTCAGGCCCGAGGTGGGAGTGTCTTCAGCGCAGCCGACTGACTGCAGCTCACTTGGAAGACTCAGGAAGGGTGGAGGCCGTGAGGCTGTCGGTGGGACCCGGCTCGGGACAGGCGGGGGTGGCCTTCGGAGTCTGGACCAGGGTGCCCCCGCGGCGGGTGCTGGACGCCTCGGAGCCAGTGGCCTCCAGCAGCTTGACCACGAAGCCCACGCCCGCCGAGCGCAGCAGGCCGCCGCCCGCGCACGCGTACAGCACCGGGTTCACGCTGCTGCTCAGGAAGGCCAGCGCGATGAGCACTAGCGGGCCAGCCTCAGACGCTGCCCCGCGGGGCTGTCTTTGCTCCCGCCCGCCAGCGTGCGGCCAGCCTCCACCAGGTTCACCAGATGGTAGGGCAACCAAAAGGCGGCGAAGGCCACGATGATGAGCGCCACCAGGCGGCCGGTGCGGCGACTGCGGCGGAAGCGCCGAGCCTGCAGCCTGCGCCCGATGTCCGAGTAGCTGGCCACCACCGCCAGGAAGGGCAGCAGGAAGCCCGTGAAGGCCTCGAAGAGCAGGTGGAAGGCCTTATGCCCGTCGCTGGGGTACTTCGAGTCACAGATCAGAGTCCTGTTGCTCCGTTTTAGTACTGTACGGTACACAAGGACGGGAGTGGCCAGCAGAAAAGACAGCACCCAGATGCCTGCCAGCACCCATCTCGCGATCGCCTTAGTGCGAACCTTCTGGGACACGAAGGGGCGGGCCACTGCCAGCGAGCGGTCCAGGCTCATGATGGTGATAAGCAGGACGCTGGCGTACATACTCACCCCACAGACATAGTGACACAGGCGGCAGCCGGTCACTCTGAAAGTCCAGGTGCCCCGAGCCAGGAAGTGTAGGAAAAAGGGAGCAGTAAGCAACACGGCCAAGTCGGCCAGGGCCAAGTTCAGCACTAGCAGGGCGGTGACAGAGCGTTTCTGCATCCTTTTCAGGATGCTCCACACCACAAAGCCATTGCCGGGAAGACCCACAGCCAGGGCCACGGACAGCAGAACGATAGGTAACAGAGACAGGGACATGCCACCGGGAGAAGATGCTGCAGGAGATGTAGTGTTTGTAGCCATCAAGAGGACCTGGAGAGTGAGAGCGGACACACCCGTGAGGAGAAAGCCAAAGGATTCTTGACACCCCGTCACAGCAGCATGAGTACTCCGGACTCCAAAACCAGAAATTTCAGAAGCACCTCCAAAACATACCGCCGCATCACTCATTGTCTCAAAGGGACCCGGCTGAATAGAAAAACTTATTTCCTAACCCGGCCATGGGGCCCCATCTCACCACAGACCCAGTTGCAACAGCAGCAGCGGCTCTTCCAAAGCCTTTGACACTCTTTCCCTCAAGAGACCCCAGCACCCTGCACCAGCCTGGCAGAGTTTCCTCAGCACGGCTGAACCCCTTGGAAGGCCAGCCCTTCTGTTTCCTGAGAGGTCTCTTAGCGCTGTCAGCTCTCCCCACTCACCTACCCTCTGTCTCTAGAGCTGGCCAGGGTGTGCCAGGAAGAACCGGGCCTCAGGGGAGTTAGTGGACAGACCGTGAGAACAGGTCCTTTTACAGTGAGCAGGTTTTCTCTGGGGATTTCTTTCTCACCATCTCTCCAAGCtacccctgccacacacacacaaacacacacacatagacacacacacacatgtactctcacacacacaacacaccaacacactcagacacacctgcacactcacgcacactcacaaagacacaacacgGTGACACACGCACGCCATCCCATCTCTAGGATACTCACAGGGCTTTCCAGATGCTGGCCAGAAGCTAATATCTGCTATGTTGAGGATGAGGGGAGAGTCGTTGGACAGACAATTCCTAGTGCTAGGGGTCCTGGTCCCGCTTCTAGGTCTGCCAGCTAAGTCAGCAGAGAGGAAGTACACAGAGCagaggagggggaagcagcatctTCCTGAGGCTGAGACTGAAAAACCCCACACCCTCCTGCACTGTTAGGGAGGGACGATGCTCGCGTTCCAGAACAGCCCAGAGGGGAGGAAGACTCCTTGGGTGGGGCTAAGCGAGAAGTGCCCAGGGAAGAGTagtgagaggggagagggggtgcCAGGAGTGAGCTGGCTGGGGTGTGGCCCAAATACTGCGGGTCCAGACTTGAAAGGTGAGCAGAGTTCCGGATCATATCATAGGGGAAGGACGCAGGCTCAGATTGGGACTGCTGCTTTTTAAGAAATGTTATCTTCATAGCTCGCGCTGAAAGCAGTGCACATGGTGTGCTCTGGGAGTCCCAGGTTGGTGGTCTGCATTCTGGGTACTGCTGTGGGTTAGGTAACATCGTGCTATAAAAACAGCATGTTGGGGtcaaggctaccctgggctaTGTAAGACCAAGAGAAAGacaggtgcacacacagagaggaggaagagaaagaatatcagtaagaatgtgggGGAAAACGAATGAATGAAGGGGGCAGCAACCTCGTCCTGACTTTAGGTCAGACCATGATCTCGGTGTGGTTTCAGGAGGCACGCTCCCTCCGCCATCACCCATTGCAGGTCAACCAGCTCTCCGTTCTTTTTGAGAGAAGCCGGAGTCTAAGTGACCTCCTTCGTGGCACAAAAATAGCcatttcttccccttcccctaccCACTTGACCAAGCCTGTTGGCCTTTCTCATTAGGTGTTAGGTAAGGATGGGCACTGCTTCGTTATCCTTACAGCCTTGGGCTGTCTGCTCTCAACTTTGACGGAGAAGGTGGAGGCTCAGCTAGGCTCTGCTGAGAATGAAGAGAGGTGGTGGCTCAGAGACGGCATCGCCTCACTCCATCCCTACTGCCAGAGCATCTAAGAATTTAGGAAGACAGCCATCAAAGCGTTACCTCTCCACTTCCCCCCACTGAAAGAAAGGACGCCGGCTCTCTGAAGCATCGAGAATGCTTTCCTTTGGTCTGCCATGagcttttctgtttgcttttcttttaaccTGTCACTTCTGAGGAAAGACGGTAGCCACTGAGGTCCCTCACAGGTTCTGGTGCCCTCCCGCTGAGAAAAGCCAAATCAGCATTGACCCAGTAACCATCAAGCAGAGGATATGATGAAAAGGAGGCTGAAACCACAGCGAGAACTGAGGGCAGAGTTGAGGAAGAGCCTTCTGACCACACGGGGGTGTGTAAGGTGAAGAATGTACAACAGGGGAAATTCAGGAAGCTCTGCTCCAGAGCACAGGACAGGAAGAATTCTGTGCTTAGGAATGGAACTCCCGGTTTAGAGGCCCAGGGCCATCCGAGCCCTTTGTACTTTCTCTCAGGCTACCCCACTCCACCTTCCTTGGGGGAcagtcttttctcctcctccagaGACTAGGCATGCTCAGCACACTTCCTCTCTGGTTCAGAGCTCGCTTCAACCCCCATTTGGGAGTTCCCAGCATAACCCTGGAGACTGGATTTCCTTTTTTCTGttggcctctgcctgcctgaagGGAGAGAAAAGCCACTGAAGTGGAGCCCAGAGTACCCGCTAGGAAGGCCAGCTGTGTCAGTTTGCTGGGGACTGGTGGATATGGGAACAAGAAGTTTTGAGGAGAAGTAAGAATGTTCTGAGCCAACTAGGTCATGCGTGTGCTCATCATGTtccctaaagaaaaacaaaacaaacaaacaaacaaaaaacttgcatCCTACTATCCCCTAAATCAAACAAAAGGGTCAGTCAGGTTTTAGATCCGATAACAGGAAGATTCCAGAAGGTGGAGGCTGGAAAGTAATGTAAAAGGATCAGGAACATCTAACAACTTGAAAAGAGggaaggcaacacagagaaaagacagagaaaggaggggTACCACCTTCCTGGgcgtttctttctgttttccagaTCCTCCAGCCATTTCCCACACCTCCTCATCACCAACCCTCAGACTTCCTCTTATAAAGCAAGTGCTGGCTCCTGGGCTTCTTCACAGGCGTGGTGGCTTTTAGAGGGCGTGCAGGGATGAGCggagggtcagaggaaagggttAAGCCTTGGAGGCCCAGGTCCCCTGCATCCAGTCATGTGCCTCCCTCTCACTGTGCCAAAGGTAGACACTTTCCCTTTCACACTGCACAGATTTTCTTTCTACGCCCCCCCCCCAACCCTTTGTAGGCCAGTTTCTTCCCCCTAAGTGCATGTAAGAATAGATTTTACCCACCCCCCATCCAAACTCCAAAGTGGTTCTCCAGATAGGCCTGGGGAAACAGGTAACCTGGACGGCAGGGCAGGCCAGAAAGCCACTGAAGTTGGGCGCCATGCAGTCCTGACCTGTTTCAGTGGAGAACGAGACAGGAGCGCACTTCAGCCACCGGCTGATGGCTTCCCGGGGTATTTCACAAGAAAAGCTCCTGGCAACACGTAAGCAAGGCTAGTTCCTGGAACCAGGGTGTGCCGCAAGCACAAATTTCGAACACAAGGTACAGTCACCCTCACAGTCCCATGGTCTGGGGGAATCTGGGCCAGATGGAGTAATCCAGGTCCAGCCAAGCCCAAACTGCAATCAGAGAAGGGTCTCCCAAGTACTCCAGTGCTCCAGGGACTATGGAAAGTGGTAGGGGAGCCCGGAGGCCGGGTTCGGGATCTCTACCATTCCAGACTGTCTTTCTCCATCCTGCCGCCGCCGCCTCCAGGGTCTCCATTGCCCCTGCCCTGCCCCACTACTTTCAGCCTAGGAGTAGTTCGGAGCTCAATGGTACCCTCCCTAGAACGGAAGCCCCCTCGGGTCTCCCCAGAGCCCTCAAAGAGCCGCGTAAGGAAGCGGGGCCCCGCCCGGGGCAGCAGATCCCCCGCAGTGAAGACATAGAGCACCGGGTTGACGCTGGAACTGAAGAAAGCCAAGGCTGTAGTCCCAGCGCGCGCTGCTTGGCCCGCCCCGCCGAGTCTGGCCAGGGGCCCCTCGGGCGGAGCAAGCGCGGCCACCGCCTGAACGAGATTGACAGCGTGGTAGGGGGCCCAGAGCAAGCCGAAGGCCAGCACGATGGCGCTCACCAGGCGCCCCGCCCGCGTGCCGTGCCGCCCGGAGCCCCAGCGCGCGCCCCGCAAGCGGGCCAGGGTCACGCCGTAGCAGCCGAGCACAGTCCCAAAGGGCAGGACGAAGGCGGTCAGGGTCTCCAGGCCCAGGTGGGCGGCCGCGTGCGCCGCCGACGGGTGGCACAGCTGACACACGCGGCCGCCCCACAGGTGGCGGTAGACGGCCGCCGGGACGGCGAGCACGAGGGCAGCCAGCCAGACGCCCAGCAGCAGGCGGCGCGCCAGGGCCGGGCTGCGCAGCCGGGGGGCCAGGAAGGGCCGGGTGACGGCCAGGCAGCgctgcaggctgagcaggccGGTGAGCAGCACGCTGGCGTACATGCTGAGCGCGCACGCGTAGTACACCGCCTTGCAGCCCGCCTGGCCCAGCGGCCAGGCCTGCCGGCTCAGGAAGGCCACGAAGACCGGCGTGAGCAGCAGCACCGAGCCGTCGGCCAGCGCCAGGTGCAGCACCAGGGTGGCCGCCAGCGGCCGCCCCGACGCGGGCCGCCAGCCCGCCAAGCTCCACACCACAAAGCCGTTGCCCGGCAGTCCCAGCAAGGCTGCCAGCAGCAGAAAGGCGGTGCCGGTGGCCCGCGAGGCCTTCCAGCTCAGCAGCGTCTCGTTCCCGGGCGGACGGTAGCACACAGACATCCTCCTAGAGGCGGGCTGCGAGAATCCACGGGACGGCACGTTCAGGAGCGGGGCAGAGGCCCACGCCACCTCTGCCGCTGTGAGAAGCGACTGTGCGCCACCCCGACTCCTCTGCCCCTCTTCTTTCCTGGAAACCAATGCGAACAGCGCCTTAGAACCTGTGAGCCCCGTTCCCAGTCAGCTATCCTTTCCCGCTCTTGGCGTGCTCCCAGAGGCCGCTGGGCCCAAGGCTCTGGTGTTCCCCAGTCCTCACTGCAGTCACTGTCTCCGCCTCTGGCTTTCTGAGTAGCCCCCTCTTTATCCCAACCCCATTCTTTATATCTACTGCGAAGGTGAATGAGCGGATCCACTTACCCAGCTGGGAGGGAGCAGCGTTGGGGGTGTCCGGAGGGCCTTAGGGGGCTGACAGGTGAAGCTGCTGCCTAACCCTGCCCCAGTGCCTGTCACATTTGTAGAGGATGAGGCAAGAAGGAAGAGAGACAAGCTGGTGCTTATCCTGGACCCTCCTTCAGCCTCCTCCTTCCCATCACTGACAGGCCCAGGCACGTGAAGGCCAGCCTccgcaggaaacaggacaaggcTGGAGAGGTGCAGGGAAGGCACTGGCCCACGGAGACCGGAAAAGTACTCTGCTAAAGGCTGGCTTGGTCATGAAGCTGTCCATGCGCTTTGTGAAACAGGACGCCGGAAGCTCGGGCGGAGAGGGGGCGTCTaggagactctgaaagactcccaggCAGCAAATTGGGGACTCTGCTCATTATAAGGGCTTTGCCAACGGTAAACCTCAGTCTCTGTGCAATTGTCCAGCTAAAATCGGAGATGAAACCTGGGACACTACAACTGAAGTCCCTAGGCTGGGGAGAGGCTCTGTCAGCGAAGTACTTGCCACACAgcgtgaggacctgggttcagcacCCAGAAGCCATGTTAAATGGGGTGCGTGGTTTGTAACCCCAGTGTTGGAAACAGGTATATCTCtagggttcactggccagccatccCAACCAACTTGGTTGGTTATCTCCAGgcctgtgagagaccctgtctcaaaaaacaaaacaacaacaacaaaaacaccaaacaaacaaacaaaccacacacGTAGGCAGCACCTGAGAAGCAGTACTCGAGGTTACCCTCTGGCTTTCATGTGCATACGCTCTCTGGAGATACATTATTAATTAATTAGCAGACCAGAAAAGATGAGAGCCGTGGCAGCTCACGGCCATTTCTGGAGAATAAAGCCGAAAAAAAGAATGTTTAGCTAATTCTTCTCCAACCAAGGAGGAGGTATGCAGAAGGGCCCAGGTCCCAGACAGGCTCCTGATGACGCTGGCGCTGTAAACCAGCGTCCAGCCTCTCCTCATGCCATTCCCAGACACACTGCCCGCCTTTCAACTTCTCCAGGTCTCTTACGATGGCCAGTGTGCAAGCTTCCTCGCTTCTAGCCCAGCCTTTCCCGAAGACTGCGGTTTATAACTTCCCAGCAGGGGGCAGCACAGTCAGCCCTAGCTCTCAGACTGTGGGCCAGAAACCGTTCTAGGACTTAGGAGCTGAGATGTGAAGATCAGTTCAAGGTGGCCAATCTGGACTACAAAGTAAAACTGTATTTGGATAAGGGGAGGGATCAAATATCAAATTTCATCTGTAACAACACATCTCTAAAGAGAGACCCAAACAAGCTTCCCCGGCTTTGGCTACTTCCACCACTCTGCAtaggctcctccttcttccctcttagACTTTGACCCTCTTACTGACCAGGCAAGGGGGCCAGAGTCCAGGCTTGACTCATCTCTCACTTCACCAGGGCTAGGATCTCAGCCTTATGCAGAAAACAAGGCTTAGCCTCCGAACAACAGAGAAGCGCTCAGTCCCAAAGCCACAGGAAGGCCTTTTACCTGCTCCAGCCCTCAGCCATGGAGTACCTTTCAGCCTTGAACCCCAATGGCCTGCTGAGGTGATTTCTAACCCTTCTCTCTATACTTCAGTATGGGCAGACACGGCAAAACTCAGCCCCTGAAGACCCACTGTTTTGCCTCTACAGATTTCTTCAGCTCTTAGGCTActgtcttgttctctctctctccatagtcTCTCCTTCGAATCTGTAAACCTAGAACCTCTAGCCATCCCACCTCCATCGTTATCACTAAATCTGCCAACCCCTTCCTTAgcctttctgatcttttcttCCCAAATACCAGATCAGTCTCCGCTATGGGCTCTGAATTTGGCCGTAGGGTCTGGAACTCGGCTCCACCACCTCAGCGACCTTTCCGCGTCTGTGATCATAAGCGGACAGTCCGGAAAGGGCTGACAGCTGCCACCCGCCAGGAACTGCTAGATAAGGTAAGTGGACAAGTTCCTGGGTTCCAGGACCAGGGAAGCCAACAGACTCAAGGACAGAGGGGTGGTGGGGCAGAAAGTGCGCAGGTCACAAGGTTGCCGCCCACCAGCGGTCTAGGAACTGACCTATGGTTAGCATGGGtcaattatttcttctctgagtaGTGGGCTTTTTTTGGGAGTCAGGAAAACAGCAGATGATAAGTGTTGGAGAAATGGGTTCAGAAGTCATTATGGCAATTTGTATGTTTCTTGTAGTGCCAAGGATCAAAACTCTAGGCAAGGGCTGTGGCAATTTAAATTTCAAGCCCTTGATTTCTATGAAATGCTCGTCTCAAATCCTGATTTTGCTACTTCCTAGATGTCAAATCTTGGGAAGTCATT is from Meriones unguiculatus strain TT.TT164.6M chromosome 9, Bangor_MerUng_6.1, whole genome shotgun sequence and encodes:
- the Ltb4r gene encoding LOW QUALITY PROTEIN: leukotriene B4 receptor 1 (The sequence of the model RefSeq protein was modified relative to this genomic sequence to represent the inferred CDS: inserted 1 base in 1 codon); its protein translation is MAPNFSGFLACPAVQVTCFPRPIWRTTLEFGWGVLLMATNTTSPAASSPGGMSLSLLPIVLLSVALAVGLPGNGFVVWSILKRMQKRSVTALLVLNLALADLAVLLTAPFFLHFLARGTWTFRVTGCRLCHYVCGVSMYASVLLITIMSLDRSLAVARPFVSQKVRTKAIARWVLAGIWVLSFLLATPVLVYRTVLKRSNRTLICDSKYPSDGHKAFHLLFEAFTGFLLPFLAVVASYSDIGRRLQARRFRRSRRTGRLVALIIVAFAAFWLPYHLVNLVEAGRTLAGGSKDSPAGQRLRLARXVLIALAFLSSSVNPVLYACAGGGLLRSAGVGFVVKLLEATGSEASSTRRGGTLVQTPKATPACPEPGPTDSLTASTLPESSK
- the Ltb4r2 gene encoding leukotriene B4 receptor 2, which codes for MSVCYRPPGNETLLSWKASRATGTAFLLLAALLGLPGNGFVVWSLAGWRPASGRPLAATLVLHLALADGSVLLLTPVFVAFLSRQAWPLGQAGCKAVYYACALSMYASVLLTGLLSLQRCLAVTRPFLAPRLRSPALARRLLLGVWLAALVLAVPAAVYRHLWGGRVCQLCHPSAAHAAAHLGLETLTAFVLPFGTVLGCYGVTLARLRGARWGSGRHGTRAGRLVSAIVLAFGLLWAPYHAVNLVQAVAALAPPEGPLARLGGAGQAARAGTTALAFFSSSVNPVLYVFTAGDLLPRAGPRFLTRLFEGSGETRGGFRSREGTIELRTTPRLKVVGQGRGNGDPGGGGGRMEKDSLEW